The following are encoded in a window of Amycolatopsis lexingtonensis genomic DNA:
- the cydD gene encoding thiol reductant ABC exporter subunit CydD: MSKLPGRATLLASESTVDSARPGKGPLGALPALVPAVRRALALVGFLAFLNAAALVAQAFLLADVLAAIVGAGSGGRTAQLAALLALVVTRALTGWAVRTVSARAAATAQRELRARAVDHALRLGPEWIARRGHGELTALTTRGLDVLDAYFREYLPALVTAAVVPLGAGAAILFADWPSGVIIALTVPLLPMFAILVGKYTAGRVAGATDATHRMSERLLELVRVLPVLTAFRRAAAQAETVRRLSERHRRATLKTLKVAFSSAFVLELAATLSVALVAVVIGVRLAGGHLPLAIGLGVLILAPECYQPLRAVGAAFHSSEDGVEAVRRVADLLATPVPLTGTAVPERGELRVSSLRVARRDGFAPDGETFTVRPGETVWLRAPSGGGKSTTLSALLGFVPAHDGAITVGAVNLADADLERWREQVAWVPQSPVFAGGTVLEEAGSDAPLDELGLTGLADRPVAKLSLGQRQRVAVARALARVRHGAWLLLLDEPTAHLDQATARLVLDAVQRAVDNGAAAVIAAHERTAAVDLAPDPLPAASMSTKDSPGVPLGWRALLDGRLFGGAVLGAVALLAGVALTATSGWLIAKASQQPPILTLTVAVVGVRAFGLGRAGLRYVERLVTHDAAFRIAGRVRVRLWNSLVRLGPARGPRAGEGQRRLVADVDTVRDLLPRVVSPPLVVALVAAGAIAVQTWVLPAAGLTLAAAVALGLCAPWVALRAERRATSALAAGRRDVASRVLVLFEAAAELLAFGTARDHRRALADADTRLAAQARRQAFGAGAAEALVTLACGTAAVVSTAFAASAVTAGQLDPVLAPLLALVPLALAEVLALLPPVAQHWDTLQRARRRLADVPPPPPRHSGAGVELRGADLGWPDGPVVLHDVDVHLRPGTYAAVVGPSGAGKSTLVAALLGFLEPRGGVVDVPDAVAWAPQEPMLAATTVAENLRLAHPTATEADLRQALHEAALDDVDPATLLGSGGSGLSGGQAQRVALARALLAAPAAGLVLLDEPTAHLDEPTAQAVRAHLREALAGRTVLHVTHRADEAANADVVLEVRDGRVTTRVPVP, encoded by the coding sequence ATGAGCAAGCTTCCCGGGCGCGCAACCCTTCTCGCCTCGGAGTCCACAGTGGACTCGGCGCGGCCGGGAAAGGGCCCGCTCGGCGCATTGCCGGCCCTCGTGCCTGCCGTGCGCCGAGCGCTGGCCCTGGTGGGGTTCCTCGCGTTCCTCAACGCCGCCGCGCTGGTGGCACAGGCGTTCCTGCTCGCCGACGTCCTCGCGGCGATCGTCGGAGCAGGGTCCGGGGGACGCACCGCCCAGCTGGCCGCGCTGCTCGCGCTCGTCGTGACGCGCGCGCTGACCGGCTGGGCGGTGCGCACGGTCTCGGCCCGCGCCGCCGCGACCGCCCAGCGCGAGCTGCGCGCCCGAGCCGTCGACCACGCGCTGCGCCTCGGCCCCGAATGGATCGCCCGGCGTGGCCACGGCGAGCTGACCGCGCTCACCACCCGCGGCCTCGACGTGCTCGACGCGTACTTCCGCGAATACCTGCCCGCTCTGGTGACGGCGGCCGTCGTCCCGCTCGGCGCCGGTGCGGCGATCCTGTTCGCCGACTGGCCGTCCGGCGTCATCATCGCGCTGACCGTGCCGCTGCTCCCGATGTTCGCGATCCTCGTCGGCAAGTACACGGCCGGCCGCGTCGCCGGCGCCACCGACGCGACGCACCGGATGTCCGAGCGCCTGCTGGAGCTCGTGCGCGTGCTCCCGGTGCTGACCGCGTTCCGCCGCGCCGCCGCCCAGGCCGAGACGGTCCGCCGGCTGTCCGAACGCCACCGCCGCGCGACGCTCAAGACGTTGAAGGTGGCCTTCTCCTCGGCGTTCGTCCTCGAGCTCGCCGCGACGCTGTCGGTGGCGCTGGTCGCGGTCGTCATCGGCGTCCGGCTGGCCGGCGGCCACCTGCCGCTGGCCATCGGGCTCGGCGTGCTGATCCTCGCGCCGGAGTGCTACCAGCCGCTGCGCGCGGTCGGCGCCGCGTTCCACAGCAGCGAGGACGGCGTCGAAGCGGTCCGGCGCGTCGCCGACCTGCTGGCCACGCCGGTCCCTTTAACCGGCACTGCCGTTCCGGAGCGCGGCGAGCTGCGGGTGTCTTCGCTCCGGGTGGCCCGGCGCGACGGCTTCGCCCCGGACGGCGAGACGTTCACGGTCCGCCCGGGCGAGACGGTCTGGCTCCGCGCCCCGAGCGGCGGCGGCAAGTCGACGACGCTCTCCGCCCTGCTCGGCTTCGTCCCGGCGCACGACGGCGCCATCACGGTCGGCGCGGTGAACCTCGCCGACGCCGACCTCGAGCGGTGGCGCGAGCAGGTCGCGTGGGTGCCGCAGTCGCCGGTGTTCGCCGGGGGCACGGTCCTCGAGGAAGCCGGTTCCGATGCCCCGCTCGACGAACTCGGGCTGACCGGGCTCGCCGACCGCCCGGTCGCGAAGCTTTCGCTGGGCCAGCGTCAGCGCGTCGCCGTCGCCCGTGCGCTGGCCCGCGTCCGGCACGGCGCCTGGCTGCTGCTGCTCGACGAGCCGACGGCACACCTCGACCAGGCCACCGCCCGCCTGGTTCTCGACGCGGTGCAGCGCGCGGTCGACAACGGCGCCGCGGCCGTCATCGCGGCCCACGAGCGCACGGCCGCCGTCGACCTGGCTCCGGACCCCCTCCCGGCCGCTTCGATGTCCACAAAGGACTCTCCAGGCGTGCCGCTCGGCTGGCGAGCGCTCCTCGACGGCCGCCTGTTCGGCGGCGCCGTGCTGGGCGCGGTGGCGCTGCTGGCCGGGGTGGCACTGACCGCGACGTCGGGCTGGCTCATCGCCAAGGCGTCGCAGCAGCCGCCGATCCTGACCCTGACGGTCGCGGTCGTCGGCGTCCGCGCGTTCGGGCTGGGCCGTGCCGGGCTGCGGTACGTCGAACGCCTGGTCACCCACGACGCCGCGTTCCGCATCGCCGGTCGGGTGCGGGTGCGGCTCTGGAATTCACTGGTCCGGCTCGGCCCCGCACGCGGACCGCGCGCGGGGGAGGGGCAGCGCCGCCTGGTCGCCGACGTCGACACCGTGCGCGACCTCCTGCCGCGCGTGGTGTCCCCGCCACTGGTGGTGGCGCTGGTCGCGGCCGGCGCGATCGCCGTCCAGACGTGGGTCCTGCCCGCGGCGGGCTTGACGCTCGCGGCGGCGGTGGCGCTCGGGCTGTGTGCGCCGTGGGTCGCGCTGCGCGCCGAACGTCGGGCGACGTCGGCGTTGGCCGCGGGCCGCCGCGACGTGGCATCGCGAGTGCTGGTCCTGTTCGAAGCGGCAGCCGAACTCCTGGCCTTCGGCACTGCCCGAGACCACCGCCGCGCCTTGGCGGACGCCGATACCCGCCTGGCCGCCCAGGCCCGCCGCCAGGCGTTCGGCGCGGGCGCGGCGGAAGCGCTGGTGACGCTGGCCTGCGGAACGGCCGCGGTCGTCAGCACGGCCTTCGCCGCTTCGGCGGTCACGGCCGGGCAGCTCGACCCGGTCTTGGCGCCTCTGCTGGCGCTGGTGCCGCTCGCGCTGGCGGAGGTCCTCGCGCTGCTGCCGCCGGTGGCGCAGCACTGGGACACGCTGCAGCGCGCCCGCCGCCGGCTCGCCGACGTACCTCCGCCGCCGCCCCGGCACTCCGGAGCGGGCGTCGAGCTGCGCGGAGCCGACCTCGGCTGGCCGGACGGCCCGGTCGTCCTCCACGACGTCGACGTGCACCTCCGTCCGGGAACGTACGCCGCGGTCGTCGGCCCGAGCGGCGCCGGCAAGTCGACGCTCGTCGCCGCGCTGCTGGGCTTCCTCGAGCCGCGCGGCGGCGTGGTCGACGTCCCGGACGCGGTCGCGTGGGCACCGCAGGAGCCGATGCTCGCGGCCACGACGGTCGCCGAGAACCTCCGCCTCGCCCATCCCACGGCGACCGAGGCCGACCTCCGCCAAGCGCTCCACGAGGCCGCCCTCGACGACGTCGACCCGGCCACGCTGCTCGGCAGCGGCGGCAGCGGGCTGTCGGGCGGGCAGGCCCAGCGCGTCGCGCTGGCACGCGCCCTGCTCGCCGCGCCGGCGGCGGGGCTCGTCCTGCTGGACGAGCCGACCGCGCACCTCGACGAGCCGACAGCCCAGGCCGTGCGCGCGCACCTGCGCGAAGCCCTGGCCGGTCGCACGGTGCTGCACGTGACCCACCGAGCCGACGAGGCCGCCAACGCGGACGTGGTCCTCGAAGTCCGCGACGGCCGGGTTACGACTCGGGTACCGGTG
- the cydB gene encoding cytochrome d ubiquinol oxidase subunit II — protein MSLEIVWFVVIAFFWLGYLFLEGFDFGVGMLLPVLSRDNTERRVMVNTIGPVWDGNEVWLIVAGGAMFAAFPGWYASLFSAAYLPLLLLLLALIGRGVAFEYRGKVDSDRWRRTWDRVIVLGSWIPPLGVGLILATTVLGLPLDAHGNRVGSAFAAFRWDTLLGAVAIAAFSITHGAAFLALKTSGDLRERARKLAIRALPLSMVPIVAFLTVVQWREGTLWTLLAFGVAAVAAVVAWFRLRADRDGQAFAALGVMIAAAAVVLFGSLFPNVLPSTLDAANTLTIEGAASSPYTLTVMTWVAVFGAPAVLIYQGWTYWVFRKRIGTQHIPAVHAP, from the coding sequence ATGAGCCTCGAAATCGTCTGGTTCGTCGTCATCGCCTTCTTCTGGCTCGGCTACCTGTTCCTCGAAGGCTTCGACTTCGGCGTCGGCATGCTGCTGCCGGTCCTCTCGCGTGACAACACCGAACGCCGCGTCATGGTCAACACCATCGGACCGGTCTGGGATGGCAACGAGGTCTGGCTCATCGTCGCCGGCGGGGCCATGTTCGCGGCCTTCCCCGGCTGGTACGCCAGCCTCTTCTCGGCCGCCTACCTGCCGCTGCTGCTCCTGCTGCTCGCCCTCATCGGCCGCGGCGTGGCCTTCGAGTACCGCGGCAAGGTCGACTCCGACCGCTGGCGCCGCACCTGGGACCGCGTCATCGTGCTCGGCTCGTGGATCCCGCCGCTGGGCGTCGGGCTCATCCTCGCGACCACCGTGCTCGGCCTGCCGCTCGACGCCCACGGCAACCGCGTCGGCTCCGCGTTCGCCGCCTTCCGCTGGGACACCCTGCTCGGCGCGGTTGCCATCGCCGCCTTCTCGATCACGCACGGCGCCGCGTTCCTTGCCCTGAAGACCAGCGGTGACCTGCGGGAACGCGCTCGCAAGCTGGCGATCCGCGCGCTGCCGCTCTCGATGGTGCCGATCGTCGCCTTCCTGACGGTCGTCCAGTGGCGCGAAGGCACGCTGTGGACGCTGCTCGCGTTCGGCGTCGCCGCCGTCGCCGCGGTCGTGGCCTGGTTCCGGCTGCGCGCGGACCGCGACGGCCAGGCGTTCGCGGCGCTCGGGGTGATGATCGCGGCGGCCGCGGTGGTCCTGTTCGGGTCGCTGTTCCCGAACGTCCTGCCCTCGACCCTCGACGCCGCCAACACCCTCACCATCGAGGGCGCCGCGTCGAGCCCGTACACGCTGACCGTGATGACCTGGGTCGCCGTGTTCGGCGCCCCGGCGGTGCTGATCTACCAGGGCTGGACGTACTGGGTGTTCCGCAAGCGCATCGGCACTCAGCACATCCCGGCGGTCCACGCACCATGA
- a CDS encoding cytochrome ubiquinol oxidase subunit I: protein MEVLELARWQFGITTVYHFLMVPLTIGLSILVAAMQTAWVRTGELRHLKMTKFWGKLLLVNFAMGVVTGIVQEFQFGMNWSAYSRFVGDVFGAPLAMEGLVAFFVESTFLGLWIFGWDRLPKKVHLACAWAFSLATMASAYFILAANSWMQHPVGVTFENGRPTMNSIWAVLTNNTALAAIPHTLAGAFSVAAAFLVGVAGWHLWRRRSNQDVWRSSLRLGGWVGVAAFAVLAITGDAQGKLMFEQQPMKMASAEALCHTEQPASFSIIAIGDVAGSNCEDVKTFNVPALLSFLAHNDFKTEVKGVEDLITEYQAKYGTNYPDDPELGSLAGKPIDYVPNLPVTYWGFRMMIGFGAVSAGIGLLALWLTRKDRIPSGRWFPLLVLGGIATPFLGNSAGWIFTEMGRQPFVVVPNPSGVDGVWMFTAQAVSRLTTGEVWTSLIALTTVYAALGVVELFLMRKYIRGGVEAVMPPEKKDSDKPGEDTLAFAY from the coding sequence GTGGAGGTCCTTGAGCTAGCGCGGTGGCAGTTCGGCATCACCACCGTCTACCACTTCCTGATGGTCCCGCTGACCATCGGGCTGTCGATCCTGGTCGCGGCGATGCAGACCGCCTGGGTCCGCACCGGCGAGCTGCGGCACCTGAAGATGACGAAGTTCTGGGGCAAGCTGCTGCTGGTCAACTTCGCGATGGGCGTCGTGACCGGCATCGTGCAGGAGTTCCAGTTCGGGATGAACTGGAGCGCGTACTCCCGCTTCGTCGGCGACGTCTTCGGCGCGCCGCTCGCGATGGAGGGGCTGGTCGCCTTCTTCGTCGAGTCGACGTTCCTCGGCCTGTGGATCTTCGGCTGGGACCGGCTGCCGAAGAAGGTGCACCTGGCGTGCGCCTGGGCGTTCTCGCTGGCCACGATGGCCTCGGCGTACTTCATCCTCGCGGCGAACTCGTGGATGCAGCACCCGGTCGGCGTGACGTTCGAGAACGGCAGGCCGACGATGAACTCGATCTGGGCGGTGCTGACGAACAACACGGCGCTGGCCGCGATCCCGCACACCCTCGCGGGCGCGTTCTCGGTGGCGGCGGCGTTCCTGGTCGGCGTCGCGGGCTGGCACCTCTGGCGGCGGCGGTCGAACCAGGACGTGTGGCGCTCCTCGCTGCGCCTCGGCGGCTGGGTCGGCGTGGCGGCGTTCGCGGTCCTCGCGATCACCGGCGACGCGCAGGGCAAGCTGATGTTCGAGCAGCAGCCGATGAAGATGGCGTCGGCCGAAGCGCTGTGCCACACGGAGCAGCCGGCGAGCTTCTCGATCATCGCGATCGGCGACGTCGCGGGGTCGAACTGCGAGGACGTCAAGACGTTCAACGTGCCGGCGCTGCTGTCGTTCCTGGCGCACAACGACTTCAAGACCGAGGTCAAGGGCGTCGAGGACCTGATCACCGAGTACCAGGCGAAGTACGGCACGAACTACCCGGACGACCCGGAGCTGGGTTCGCTCGCGGGCAAGCCGATCGACTACGTGCCCAACCTGCCGGTGACGTACTGGGGCTTCCGCATGATGATCGGCTTCGGCGCGGTCTCGGCGGGGATCGGGCTCCTGGCCCTGTGGCTGACCCGGAAGGACCGGATCCCGAGCGGCCGCTGGTTCCCGCTGCTGGTCCTGGGCGGCATCGCGACGCCGTTCCTCGGCAACAGCGCGGGGTGGATCTTCACGGAGATGGGCCGTCAGCCGTTCGTGGTCGTCCCGAACCCGTCGGGCGTCGACGGGGTGTGGATGTTCACGGCCCAGGCGGTGTCGCGGCTGACGACCGGCGAGGTCTGGACGTCACTGATCGCCCTGACCACGGTGTACGCGGCCCTCGGCGTGGTGGAGCTGTTCCTGATGCGCAAGTACATCCGCGGCGGCGTCGAAGCGGTGATGCCCCCGGAAAAGAAGGATTCCGACAAACCGGGCGAGGACACGCTCGCCTTCGCCTACTGA
- a CDS encoding S41 family peptidase yields MGSEARVAQVNEVIRRLEAHYVFPAVAAKLADVLRGRLESGAYADVDDAGFATLVTADLQSVNGDPHLRLRHHADPVADDGDAAMNSADFRIEAELEGFGIAAVRRLPGNVGYLDTTMLYPAELAGPAISAAMTLLATTDALLLDVRRNRGGSPGTSALLQTYLVDEQVHYLDIYEREGDKTTQMWTLPYVPGPRFGGTKPIWVLTGPRTFSGGEDLAFSLQQQGRAKTVGEATRGGAHPREQYKVDTYLDVTVSIARSLHPETGENWEGVGVRPDLPVAAEQAFDTAYALALKQVLELGSAGARRMVAEEAREALDQL; encoded by the coding sequence ATGGGGTCAGAGGCGCGGGTCGCGCAGGTCAACGAGGTCATCCGCCGGCTGGAAGCGCACTACGTCTTCCCGGCCGTCGCCGCGAAGCTGGCGGACGTGCTCCGCGGACGTCTGGAAAGCGGGGCGTACGCGGACGTCGACGACGCCGGATTCGCGACGCTCGTCACGGCCGACCTGCAGTCGGTCAACGGCGACCCGCACCTGCGGCTGCGCCACCACGCCGACCCGGTCGCCGACGACGGCGACGCGGCGATGAACTCCGCGGACTTCCGGATCGAGGCCGAGCTGGAGGGCTTCGGCATCGCGGCGGTCCGCCGGCTGCCCGGCAACGTCGGCTACCTCGACACGACGATGCTGTACCCGGCGGAGCTGGCCGGTCCCGCGATCTCGGCCGCGATGACGCTGCTCGCGACGACGGACGCGCTGCTGCTGGACGTGCGCCGCAACCGCGGCGGCAGCCCGGGCACCAGCGCGCTGCTGCAGACCTACCTGGTCGACGAGCAGGTGCACTACCTCGACATCTACGAGCGCGAGGGCGACAAGACGACGCAGATGTGGACGCTGCCGTACGTGCCGGGCCCGCGGTTCGGCGGCACGAAGCCGATCTGGGTGCTGACCGGCCCGCGCACGTTCTCCGGCGGCGAGGACCTGGCGTTCTCGCTCCAGCAGCAGGGCCGCGCGAAGACGGTCGGCGAGGCCACCCGCGGCGGCGCCCACCCGCGTGAGCAGTACAAGGTGGACACCTACCTCGACGTGACGGTGTCCATCGCGCGCTCGCTGCACCCCGAGACGGGGGAGAACTGGGAAGGCGTCGGCGTCCGCCCGGACCTCCCGGTGGCGGCGGAGCAGGCGTTCGACACGGCGTACGCGCTGGCGCTGAAGCAGGTCCTCGAGCTGGGTTCGGCCGGGGCGCGGCGGATGGTGGCGGAAGAAGCGCGGGAGGCGCTCGACCAGCTGTAG
- a CDS encoding TMEM165/GDT1 family protein has translation MVALISAFGLVLAVELPDKTLVATLVLTTRFRGGPVFAGVCAAFAVQSVIAVAFGSILTLLPDVVLSLAVAAMFGLGSFMLLREGFSEADEAGEDASRIGPAPLSFLRSAMTSFGVLFAAEWGDASQLATASLAARIGNPVAVGVGAFAALVVVAGLAVFIGGKIRSRIKPKLIQRCAGFVFAGFAAFALLQLAF, from the coding sequence ATGGTGGCGTTGATCAGCGCGTTCGGCCTGGTCCTCGCCGTCGAGCTGCCGGACAAGACGCTGGTCGCGACCCTCGTCCTGACCACCCGTTTCCGCGGTGGCCCGGTATTCGCCGGGGTGTGCGCCGCGTTCGCCGTGCAAAGCGTCATCGCGGTCGCGTTCGGCAGCATCCTGACGCTGTTGCCGGACGTCGTCCTTTCCCTCGCCGTCGCCGCCATGTTCGGCCTCGGTTCTTTCATGCTCCTTCGCGAGGGATTCAGCGAAGCGGACGAAGCCGGTGAAGACGCTTCGCGCATCGGCCCGGCCCCGCTGTCCTTCCTGCGCTCCGCGATGACGTCGTTCGGCGTGCTCTTCGCCGCCGAGTGGGGTGACGCCTCCCAGCTCGCCACGGCCAGCCTCGCCGCCCGGATCGGCAACCCCGTCGCCGTCGGCGTCGGCGCGTTCGCCGCGCTCGTCGTCGTCGCCGGGCTGGCCGTGTTCATCGGCGGGAAGATCCGCAGCCGGATCAAGCCGAAGCTGATCCAGCGCTGCGCCGGGTTCGTGTTCGCCGGGTTCGCCGCTTTCGCCCTGCTCCAGCTGGCCTTCTGA
- a CDS encoding DUF998 domain-containing protein, giving the protein MNKPLTAVSPWHGRLALGGIGLAVAISVGLHVRLSAQVSPVWQTLSEYVYGKLGSTSAAPVFSVMCLALSLGSVALLAGIAKAHRPGTTTVCVLLGVWSAGLLVCGLVPVDPDGQARSLAGQVHNLAALTAFVALPAAAFVLTKKGRERCPWEPRRTTIRRLATASFASVGVVLGGFVLTLVLGPANQEVTLGLFERLLFTVDVTLLLTMVRPLR; this is encoded by the coding sequence GTGAACAAGCCATTGACCGCGGTCTCGCCGTGGCACGGCCGGCTCGCGCTCGGTGGCATCGGCCTCGCCGTGGCCATCTCGGTCGGCCTGCACGTGCGGCTCTCCGCGCAGGTCAGCCCGGTCTGGCAGACGCTCTCGGAGTACGTCTACGGCAAGCTCGGCTCGACGTCGGCCGCGCCGGTGTTCAGCGTGATGTGCCTGGCCCTGTCGCTCGGCTCGGTCGCCCTGCTCGCCGGCATCGCGAAAGCGCACCGGCCGGGCACCACCACCGTCTGCGTGCTGCTCGGCGTGTGGTCGGCCGGGCTGCTCGTGTGCGGGCTCGTCCCCGTCGACCCCGACGGCCAGGCGCGCTCGCTGGCCGGGCAGGTCCACAACCTCGCCGCGCTCACCGCGTTCGTCGCCCTGCCCGCGGCCGCGTTCGTGCTGACGAAGAAGGGCCGCGAGCGCTGCCCGTGGGAGCCGCGCCGGACGACGATCCGGCGCCTGGCCACCGCGAGCTTCGCCAGCGTCGGCGTGGTGCTCGGCGGGTTCGTCCTCACGCTCGTCCTCGGCCCGGCGAACCAGGAAGTGACGCTGGGCCTGTTCGAGCGGCTGCTGTTCACCGTCGACGTCACGCTGCTGCTGACGATGGTCCGCCCGCTGCGCTAA
- a CDS encoding IclR family transcriptional regulator, whose amino-acid sequence MTSREGSLTLDRGLALLQAVADAGGDAATISELAVTIGASRAAVYRLLVPLSERGLVWRDGTKVRLGVGLLRLAGQVLPQLRDAAGPVLRELAEKVGATAHLSVAQGTQALAVAVVEPSWTSFHVAYRVGSRHSLTAGAAGKAMSLRPGGDGWVTSTGELEAGASGVAAPVRGVPGLKASVGVVSMEPLKAAEVGPQVVAAAVRLADILKA is encoded by the coding sequence GTGACCAGCCGGGAGGGGTCGCTGACGCTCGACCGCGGGCTGGCGCTGCTGCAGGCAGTGGCCGACGCCGGTGGCGACGCGGCGACCATCTCCGAGCTGGCGGTCACCATCGGGGCCAGCCGCGCGGCCGTCTACCGGCTGCTCGTGCCGCTGTCGGAGCGCGGGCTGGTCTGGCGCGACGGCACCAAGGTGCGGCTCGGTGTCGGGCTGCTGCGGCTGGCCGGGCAGGTGCTCCCGCAGCTGCGGGACGCGGCCGGGCCGGTGCTGCGCGAGCTGGCCGAGAAGGTCGGCGCGACCGCGCACCTGTCGGTCGCGCAGGGGACGCAAGCGCTTGCGGTGGCCGTCGTGGAGCCGTCCTGGACGAGCTTCCACGTCGCCTACCGCGTCGGGAGCCGGCACTCGCTGACCGCGGGCGCGGCGGGCAAAGCTATGTCGTTGCGGCCAGGCGGCGACGGCTGGGTGACGTCAACCGGTGAGCTGGAGGCGGGCGCCTCCGGGGTCGCGGCGCCGGTGCGCGGGGTGCCGGGGCTGAAGGCGAGCGTTGGGGTCGTCTCGATGGAGCCGCTGAAGGCCGCCGAGGTGGGGCCGCAGGTCGTCGCGGCGGCCGTGCGGCTGGCGGACATCCTGAAGGCTTAG